A stretch of DNA from Streptomyces xanthii:
TTGCATCTCCGGGTCAGAACGACCCCGTGCTCACCTGGTGCACGAACGCGTTCCAGGTCTCGGGCGCGAAACCGATCATCGGGCCTTCGGTGACCTTCGAGTCCCGGACCGCGATCGCGTGCACCACGGGCGACTTGACCTCGACACACGCGCCGTTCCCCGTGGAATACGAGGACTTGATCCAGGATTCCGCGGCGCCCTGCTGGATTGCCATGTTTTGCTCCGGTTCAGACGGTTCAGACAGTGGTCGAATTGCATCCCCGCCTGGAGGTCCAGAGCGGTTCTCGCCAAGGATGTTGTCCTGATGGCGTGATCGACGCTACTCGCCAACTGACCCGCATGAAGTGGCCGTTCACCCGACCGGATGGCATATTCCATGAGGGCCTTCCATTTCTCCGAGGCGAAGGTGTACCGTGCGGCGCCTTTGCCCCGGAGTCTTGGAAGAACCGGCTATCGCGCGTACTCCTTCGCGATGTCGGAGATGAACTGTCGCGATTGATCCACATTCAGCGCCTGCGCCCGGAGATGCTCGTACATGACGCTGTATTTCTGCACGTCATTGGCCTTCTCCAGATAAAGATCACTGGTGACGCCCTCGATGTAGACGACGCTGGAATCCGCCGCGTCGGGGAACTCCAGAATCGCGTACTGGCCGTTCAGACCCGGGTGCGCCCCCATGTCGAAGGGAATCACCTGAACGGTGACGTGCGGCAGCTGCGACTGCTCGACCAGGTGCTCCAACTGCTCGCGCATGACGTTCTTGCCGCCCACGGTGCGGCGCAGCGCGGCCTCGTCGAGGACCGTCCACAGGCGCAGCGGGTTCTCCGGGGCCTGGATGCGCTCCTGGCGGCGCATGCGCACCTGGACGCGCTTCTCGATGTCCTGGGAAACCGTTTCTGGAAGCGCGCCGTTGATGAGCGCCTCCGCGTAACCACGGGTCTGGAGCAGGCCCGGCACGACCTGCGGGTCGTAGATGCGCAGGCTCGCCGCGTCCGTCTCCAGGCCGATGTAGACCGAGTACGGGATGTCGCCGAAGGAGTGCCACCAGCCCTGCTGGCGCGAGTCCTTGGCCATCTGCATCAGCGAGTCCACGATCCGGTGGTCCTCGACCTCGTAGACCCCGCACAGGTCGCGGACGTCGCGCTGGCTGATGCTGCGCCGCCCGTTCTCCAGGCGGCTGATCTTCGACTGCGACACCAGCAGGCGCTCGGCGACCTCTTCGGCAGTCATGCCCTTGAGCTCGCGGAGCCGGCGCAGCTCCTGGCCCAGTCGGCGTCGCCTTACGGTGGGATTGACGTTGGACGCCACGGGACGTGCACCTCCGGC
This window harbors:
- a CDS encoding helix-turn-helix domain-containing protein, which encodes MASNVNPTVRRRRLGQELRRLRELKGMTAEEVAERLLVSQSKISRLENGRRSISQRDVRDLCGVYEVEDHRIVDSLMQMAKDSRQQGWWHSFGDIPYSVYIGLETDAASLRIYDPQVVPGLLQTRGYAEALINGALPETVSQDIEKRVQVRMRRQERIQAPENPLRLWTVLDEAALRRTVGGKNVMREQLEHLVEQSQLPHVTVQVIPFDMGAHPGLNGQYAILEFPDAADSSVVYIEGVTSDLYLEKANDVQKYSVMYEHLRAQALNVDQSRQFISDIAKEYAR
- a CDS encoding DUF397 domain-containing protein gives rise to the protein MAIQQGAAESWIKSSYSTGNGACVEVKSPVVHAIAVRDSKVTEGPMIGFAPETWNAFVHQVSTGSF